One window of the Periophthalmus magnuspinnatus isolate fPerMag1 chromosome 6, fPerMag1.2.pri, whole genome shotgun sequence genome contains the following:
- the rlig1 gene encoding uncharacterized protein C12orf29 homolog: MRRLGSVQHKVPCIFTTEVWEEPSRKRDCQPYQVVATETLNPVAIDADVESAIATEKVDGTCCYVSMFRGEPYLWARLDRKPNKQAEKRFKRHLHLHRTGKGFLWNVEEDFKSVPEAWIPAHGVKHVNDQPVPDENGHIPGWVPVDRDSKQYCWHSSVVDYELGAALVLRPTSHNNNHNNCNGHFDQQEGQQRGALEITVVPLNELMEQTLELIGTNVNGNPYGLGCKKRPVHCLVSHGSLPLANPPPLDFNKLRSWFQRPEGRVEGIVWHCSNGTLLKLHRHHVGLPWPDGDTLLSSRSMVVHVNAAVNKYNDFKDLFTSFSKLNGHKFDRLQDLVFES; the protein is encoded by the exons ATGCGGCGGCTCGGCTCGGTGCAGCACAAGGTTCCGTGTATTTTTACCACGGAGGTTTGGGAAGAACCGTCTCGAAAACGCGACTGTCAG CCGTATCAGGTCGTTGCCACGGAGACCCTGAATCCTGTTGCCATTGACGCGGATGTGGAATCTGCAATTGCCACAGAGAAAGTGGATGGTACCTGCTGCTACGTCTCCATGTTCAGAG GTGAGCCGTACCTTTGGGCTCGACTGGACCGAAAGCCAAACAAACAGGCGGAGAAGCGATTTAAGAGACACCTGCACCTGCACCGCACTGGCAAAG GTTTCTTGTGGAATGTGGAAGAGGACTTTAAATCTGTCCCTGAGGCTTGGATCCCGGCTCATGGGGTAAAACATGTGAACGATCAGCCTGTGCCAGATGAGAACGGACACATCCCAG GCTGGGTTCCCGTGGACAGAGACAGTAAACAGTACTGCTGGCACTCCTCTGTGGTGGACTATGAGCTCGGAGCCGCTCTGGTCCTCAGACCCACATCCcataacaacaaccacaacaactgcAACGGCCACTTTGACCAGCAGGAGGGGCAGCAGAGGGGGGCACTGGAGATAACTGTTGTTCCTTTAAATGAACTGATGGAGCAGACTCTAGAGCTGATTGGGACCAACGTCAACGGGAATCCATACG GCTTGGGCTGTAAGAAGCGCCCGGTGCACTGCCTGGTGTCTCACGGCTCTCTGCCCCTCGCCAACCCTCCACCGCTGGACTTCAACAAACTCCGGTCCTGGTTCCAGAGGCCGGAGGGGCGAGTTGAGGGGATCGTCTGGCATTGCAGCAACGGAACTCTGCTCAAG cTGCACCGGCATCATGTGGGGCTACCGTGGCCTGACGGGgacactctcctctcctctcgctctatGGTGGTTCATGTCAACGCCGCGGTGAACAAGTACAACGACTTTAAAGATTTATTCACGTCTTTCTCCAAACTCAACGGGCACAAGTTTGACAGACTCCAGGACCTGGTGTTTGAGAGTTAG